The genomic stretch CGGAAGGTGCTGAGAAAAAACAGCAGATGGCTCGAGAAtacagagagaaaatagagacCGAGCTAAGAGATATCTGCAATGATGTACTGTCTCTTTTGGAAAAGTTCTTGATCCCCAATGCTTCACAAGCAGAGAGCAAAGTCTTCTacttgaaaatgaaaggagactACTACCGCTACTTGGCTGAGGTTGCGGCTGGTGATGACAAGAAAGGGATTGTGGATCAGTCACAGCAAGCATACCAAGAAGCTTTTGAAATCAGCAAAAAGGAAATGCAACCAACACATCCTATCAGACTGGGTCTGgcccttaacttctctgtgttctATTATGAGATTCTGAACTCCCCTGAGAAAGCCTGCTCTCTTACAAAGACAGCATTTGATGAAGCCATTGCTGAACTTGATACATTAAGTGAAGAGTCATACAAAGACAGCACGCTAATAATGCAGTTACTGAGAGATAATTTGACATTGTGGACATCGGATACCCAAGGAGACGAAGCtgaagcaggagaaggaggggaaaatTAACCGGCCTTCCAACTTTTGTCTGCCTCATTCTAAAATTTACACAGTAGACCATTTGTCATCCATGCTGTCCCACAAATAGTTTTTTGTTTATGATTTATGACAGGTTTATGTTACTTCTATTTGAATTTCTATATTTCCCATGTggtttttatgtttaatattagGGGAGTAGAGCCAGTTAACATTTAGGGAGTTATCTGTTTTCATCTTGAGGTGGCCAATATGGGGATGTGGAATTTTTATACAAGTTATAAAGGTTTGGCATAGTACTTTTGGTACATTGTGGCTTCACAAGGGCCAGTGTTAAAACTGCTTCCATGTCTAAGCAAAGAAAACTGCCTGCATATTGGTATGTCCTGGTGGGGAATAAAAGGGATAATTGGTTCCAGTCACAGGTGGTGTTGTGGGTACTTCTTAGGTTTGGAGCACTTACAAAGCTGTAGTAGAAATGGATATCCCATGGATATTGCATGTTAAACCATGTGTTATCTGTGGAATACTCAGACGCAGTGTGCACACTGTTGACTGCAGCTACAGAAGTGTTCCTTTAGTTGTGACCCAATTTACTCTGGATAAGGGCAGAAACGGTTCACATTCCATTATTTGTAAAGTTACCTGCTgtttgctttcattatttttgctacactcattttatttgtatttaaatgttttaGGCAACCTAAGAACAAATGTACAAGTAAAGATGCAGTAAAAATGAATTGCTTGATATTCATTACTTCATGTATATCAAGCACAGCAGTAAAACAAAAACCcatgtatttaactttttttagtttttttttttgcttttgtgattttttttttttgatacttgcCTAACATGCATGTGCTGTAAAAAATAGTTAACAGGGAAATAACTTGAGATGATGGCTAGCTTTGTTTAATGTCTTATGAGATTTTCATGAACAATCCAAGCATAATTGTTAAGAACACGTGTATTAagttcatgtaagtggaataaaagttttatgaatggacttttcaaaaaaaaaaataaataaacaaaccactGTGTCGAACTCCCAGCAGGCTTACCAAGAAGCATTTGAAATTAGTAAGAAAGAAATGCAGCCTACACACCCCATTCGACTGGGCCTGGCACTTAATTTCTCCGTCTTTTATTATGAGATTCTAAACTCTCCTGAAAAGGCTTGCAGCCTGGCAAAAACAGTGTTTGATGAGGCGATTGCTGAGTTGGACACGCTGAACGAAGAGTCCTACAAAGACAGCACCCTGATCATGCAGCTGCTGAGGGACAATCTCACTCTGTGGATGTCAGAAAACCAGGGAGACGAAGGAGatgctggggagggagagaacTAATGTCTACCGTGCTTCGTGATCTCTTCAGTGTCACTCTGTACCCTCCACATATATCCCTTTGtgcgataaaaaaaaaaaaaaaaaagaaacgtacgtcgactttcaatttttcacagccTCAGCCTAGCAAAAATGGTCCATGGGATGAACAGCTGGTATTTGTATCTAAAATTCAGATTGGTCACATAAATGCCACGGCATTCTGAAGTTTTGATTTTGATTAACATTGACAGGATTACTatgtgtttcattaaaaaaaaaaaaaaaaaaactgaacactgTGATTATGGGGTTTTGTAATTCAGCAGAACTCTTActgctagaaaaaaaaatagacctgaATTATGTGTAACTTTTTGGAAAGTTAAATTTGATTCAAAACAGTTGTCCCTGAAATACAGTTCCATTGTAAAGTTGTACAGAAAGTTATAGATTCTATTGTGACACTGGGACTTGGAGTGGGTCACCTCTCGTTTGGCATTCGAGTTTTACAGTAATTTCTAGTGATTCTGCCCATTCTGATCAGGGCTTTTAGACACTTGGTATGTTGGGGCTTGTTGCCACTGAAAAGTTCGTGACCACAGATGGCCACAGTGTCTTCCTCCATGGAAACTCGAAGCCAGAAATGAACATTCCTGGCGGCAGATAACTGGGTTATGACAGCATGCAAAGGTCCAGTGCTCATAGACCACCTGTGACTCCAGCCCCTTCCCCTATATAGCAGCATGTTTGCTGATTGGCAGCTTGTGCTTAGGTAGTGGAATCTGTTTTCCCTGTAACCATGAGCtcaagatgggaaaaaaaaagccgTGTATCTTATGAATGGCCTTGTCTGTTTCCTGGGTAATACCTTTAAGAATAATGTTCTGCAGAGATTGTCTTTCACTTGAGGAGTTAAGTACTCAGTGTTTGGGTTCTTCCTAGCTCGGggctttaaaattttgaaatctaaACATTCTTTCCCACAGTCCTTTTTGACTGTTAACTTTAGTCTTCTCTAAATTTCTGTCCTGCTTccgtacatttttttctttgtgcattctctctctttgccttttgttcaTGATTTAGTACTAGATGGGCAGGGACAGGGGGCCCACAGGGGGGTGAGGGATGTTGGCGAGCACTTTGGTGAGCCAGCCTTGCTTCAGAGAGTTGAAAAGAGCTTGCCACGTTTCAGCTCTGTCTTCTTCCAGTTCTCAGCACGGTGGTTGCTCTTCAGTCACACCAAGATCTGACtccaaaaagtatttttaaatacccATGGTTTCTCTTTATATTGCAGCCAACCCTGATAATGCTTGTTAGCACCTGTCACCAGCTCTCCCAAGGGTACCCATCCCGTCAAGTTCACAGACAAATGTCAGGGAAGTTGCATGAACACAGCGATGGGGAGAGTCAGGAATAGCCCGGCCTACCAGTCTCAGTCTCCACCTTCCTCCCCGAACATTCCACGTAGCCGTAGTGTCCCATCTGTTTGTCCATCTgctgaaataagaaaagaaacattcatGCACTGATTTCAaacaaaccaaaaggaaaaaaaaaaaaaaaaaacctctctcctTTCTAGCTGAACAAAAATGTGCAGTTAATACTTGCCGCTTGAAAATGCAGTAGTGAATGTGGAACGAGCCTGTCTGTATATCTGGTAGctctcttgctttgtttttcctcacCAGTATTCTGCCTCACGTTTGCTTCTGTGATGGTTATATTGCCTAGCAAGCACACCCGTGGTTGTGAAAATagtatagcaaaaaagaaaaaaccccagTTATTGATGTACTAGATTTGTGTATGTCTTTTAAACAGTTCTAGTTTCCACCTTACACGGAATAATCAGGAAAAGTGTAAAaacttaaaagtgaaataaaaattttatcagtTAGTTggctgatgcaaaaaaaaaaaaaaaaagataaacggaaaagacttttctaagcttacccataaacaatttttttgtttgtttgttatctggtaagCTGGTACCAGATTGGAATTTAGTCTCCTCTCTAGGTTAAGAGAACACACTTTTCTTAGAATGCGGCTTTCAATCACAGATTATcaatttctttacctttcagtgatttatctttgtttttataatttttttttttttttttacacttcgGTAAAGTAAATAACCATTGTTTAcgattatggtacatgtaggatggagcaagctttccccactcctaCAAATTCTCTTAACCCCTCATATTCTTCTGATGGGACCAAGGTCTCACTTCCCTCCAGAGGGACAATCCAAGCttttttatcagctgatctgcccctgatatcagagtcaatttgagcactgtttggtctataatttaggcatgaaactatgactacctaaaggaaagatgactttttgatgcaggatggccatgatagtccttggacttcagagaaaattggttaaaatgaaacttttcttcccccccccccttggaaactgcaaagctggttcttttagcatatgcaattgaaaacatctaggttgttaggtcagttttcattccagtcccaaagaaaggcaatgacaaagaatgttcaaactgctgcacagttgcactcatctcacacactagtaaagtaatgctcaaaattctccaagccaggcttcaacaatacatgtgctgtgagcttccagatgttcaagctggatttagaaaaggcaggggaaccagagatcaaattgccaacacccactggatcaaggaaaaagcaagagagtaccagagaaacacctatttctgctttattgactgtgccaaagcctttgacggcAGGTATCACAATAAAccggggaaaattctgaaagagctggcaataccagcccacctgacctgcctcttgagaaacctgtatgcagctcaggaagaaacagaactggacctggaacaacagactggttccaaacaggaaaaggagtatgtcaaggctgcatattgtcaccttgcttatttaacttatatgcagagtacatcgtgagaaatgccgggctggatgaagcacaagctggaatcgaaactgccaggagaaatatccataacgtcagataggcagatgacaccacccttatggcagaaagggaagaagaactatagagcctcttgacgagAGGGAAAGCGGAGAGTGTAAAAGctaccttaaagctcaacatttagaaaacgaagatcattgtatctggcctcatcacttcatggcaaatagatgggcaagcagtggaaacagtggcagactttattttggggggctcggaaatcactgcagatggtgactgcaggcatgaaattaaaagatgcttgctactgctgctgctaagtcacttcagtcatgtctgactctgtgcgaccccacaggtggcagcccacctggctcccccatccctgggattcgccaggcaagaacactggagtgggttgccatttccttctccactgcaggaaggtgaaaagtgaaagtgaagttggtcagtcgtgtccgactcttagcgaccccatggactgcaacctaccaggctagtctctccatgggattttccaggcaagggtactggagtgggttggcattgcccTCTCCGAAAAGATGCTTTACGGCTTGTGCCTTAGCCAGACTACTTTGGGTTAGAGGGCGTTTTTGAGGAGATCGAGTGGGGAGCAAATCAGAAGGCTGTTGTAGGTGTCCTGGTATACGATCTCAGGACCTGAACAAGGatggcagtggggatggagagaaggagctGCAACGGAGAAAGATTTTAGTGGATATGACTTCACAGCTCAGTAGTTAATTATAGACAGGGGAAATATGAGCAAGAGGCAAAGAATGACGGCAGGCTTCTGGTCTAAGGAACTGACAGCAAAGCCTGGAACCATACTTGCGTGGTTGAGATTCAATCAATGAGTAACTTGTGCTCAAGCAACTTTCTCCAAGGGGAGTAATTCCACCATTAAACTGTAGAAATACTGTTCCTGGGCCCTCATACGTGCAAGTCCCCAAGCACTtggcatttcatgagaatgacgatcgctctttatctggtcatccaggaaggctgtgggtttaggaacgaggatgggcttgttttaaataaagggtgttgagagccttgcaggatcttgggcaatcaaatagcttcctgagcactgacatttatttcttaatttttaaatttacaattcatccaaatcttgcagtccaaagcaaacaaacaaacaaacaaaacatgtgaaaacatcacagaaaaataatatctgaaaatatctgatcgccttgtgattcgtaggggataagcctaaactgcccttgaaattgagggcctagtgaatattggccctcagatctcatcataatcaacgatgagcaacttttgaagaattgccagaagtattttcaagttcactgacttctcctgaagtcaagattgctagctgtgatgatttaaaaatcactaattgataaacaccaatacaattagttaacatccacatagccaatgtctacgGAGCCAGGCATAACAGTGTCTacattaatcagatgggattcctattttgcagtgcagttgatgagacaagttacacaagataggagataatataaatgaaaagtgaagctatatgagcagtgctttggggactAAACACTGATAtgtaaatcgtcacttctgcgaaggattatctcatagatccagcctatgatttcctaatctgttcatagacgtcagtgtttaagtaagggtctttactccagatggagcaaagtgtgaattttccagatccgtcaaattgaatccttcaagaaacaaatcattttttgagtcaacttctcttagagatctctgaaaattgaattctacattacaaaaacttccaacatttctgcctggaaaaatcagagtagatggagctgtggtagccattaggaatattcataagtattcagcccatggaggactgcacttccccactcccttggaaatgaagtgtgatcactgactatctttggccggcgaaatatgcatctaagtgtctctgtcacttctgtttgacgcttcaagggtcagcgtgtaagccacacattcccctcctggccactgtactgatgatgcaaaatgtgtgtgcaaataaagcctccctcagactgggtctctgagacaggaaagggcagagacccctgctgtcccacactgaccaagtaagtagcatgagctaaaagttatctttaattgttttaagctcagagtgttgggggtggggggatggggggtggattcattcctgaagggatacctagcctgtattatattggaattctatttaaccattaacggacagagcaaggtcattaacatcatggcgttgtttgaaagtggacacttcacattaaaatctagatttctggcgcctgttggcaaaaaCCCTGACATGTTtgtacatggttgatcccttgagcacatcaacaagcaggtatatattctccagctcatgacagccctcgtgactcactatgaccatacctgagcagtcttcctccctgagggggcgtgtagatatttgactttcatcctctatcctaaacggtctaagcatcatccacgtactgtgctgactgtggtccactagattgcatctcatttccagttacaaacttcagtgacacttgtagcaacacaaaaaagtacaaatatcctcaatacaccACAACGAAATCTCTTAAGAAaagagattttggaattcagtttCCTAGGTTCAAacaccggctctaccattttctatctgtatctggATGGCCTTGCCAGAAGAGAACTCAGCTTTCAGCAAGGTACCACCTGCCCCAAACATCCACTTGTCCAGCAGACTAACAAAAACATGTTAGGAAGCAcacattcttccttttatttatttatttatttatttattttttaccttttggatcctagctccccaaccaaggacgaAACCTGCGCcccgccctctgcattggaagcatggagtcttaacccctgaactgCCCGCGAAGTCCGAGGAAGCACACATTCTAGAGGGACTAATTCAGCATTGAAAACAACCTTTATCCTGTGctcctgctcagtcgctcagtcgtgtccaactctttgtgacccccatggactgtagcccacaaagttcctctgtccatggcatttcacaggcaaaaatactggagtggattgccaagtcctactccaggggatcttcccaagccagggagcgaacctgggtctcccgcactgcaggcagacgctttcccatctgagccaccagggaagccccttgctaGGTACCTGGAAAGGGGGAGGCGGGCGAGGCGCAAGGCAAGCCCTGCGGGCCACCGGCCGGATTTCGACCACCACCACCGCCGCCGCGTCCCCGCCCGCGGGCCTCGACCCTGCCGGGCCCGTGACGCATGGGGGCCCCCAGTGCGCCGGTCGACCACCGCCCGGAGGTCCCCGCCGACGCCAAAAGACCACCCCCACATCCCCCCGAAACGGGcagagccctcccccaccacctcctacaCCGGTACGGCCGCCCCCCCGGACCCCGTCCGCTCCCCTCAACCACCGGGGCCCCCTACCCGCGCCCGCGGCCCAggcaccctcctccctccaccaccaAGGGCAGAGAGGACGGGAAGCGTGGCGCCAAGCGGGCAGGGACACGACAGAGGTGAGAGGGCGAGAGACAAGACAGCCGCGTGAGGCGTGGGGAGGGGTGGCCGGGAGCAAGCCCGGAGGCTCGGAGGGCGTGAGGAGGCGTCTGGCGACCGCGCGGCAGGCCCAGAGCAGCGGACGACGACCGGCTGAGGCAAACAGGTCCAGGGCCAGCGGCGGGACGCGTCGGGCAGGCAAGCGGCCCAGCGACGGGGAGCCGCCAGCCGTCACGCCGCACAGCCCGCAAGACGCAACCGGAGGATCCGCGCCGTGCGGTCTGCGGCTGGGGGGAAGGCAGCCATGGCCGGCGCCGCGGGCAAGGCGCccgcggtggggtgggggcgcgctgagcacctcccaccaccacccccaccccaccccaccccaccccaaccctcggACCCAACCTCGAGGGAACTTGGCGGGGAGGTCGGGCGGAAGAGGGACACCGGAGACGCCGCCACCGGGCGCGGGTCAAGGGTGGCGGGGCGCCCGGCCGAGGATGGAGGGGCGGGCGGGAAGGCGGAGGAGAGCCGTCTTTCCCACCAGACCCGCACTCTGCACGCCGCCCCCCACCTTCTCCCGCGGCCCCTCTTCCCCTACCACCGGAAATGCCACCGGACCCGACTGCCCGCCCGGCGCGCGGCGCCTTCCAGACGTCTTTCCCTCCCTTACCTTCCCATCCGGCACCtctggggtggaggagaggctcAGGAGCCAAGCAGGGCGAGGAGAGACCACCCTCCGCTCTCAGAACCGACCACATTAATGATCCTTCCGCAAGTTCAACTACGGAAAACTTGTCAGCTGATCTGTCTATAATTCAGGgataaaactatgactacagaaaggaaagatgacctgaCCTAGGATGGCCATGATGTTCTATAGaaccagagaaaactggttaaaataaaaaaaaattatcttggaaactgtaaagctggttcttttgcatatgcaattaaaaacataGCTTGTAaaaaaggcctgcctagggcaaagcttgaagttaaccattttcttagaaaacaatgcccactttgcctgagacctcagccttgggcaaatgagaacttcaacacccccctcctccccaaataaagggaagtcaaagagatattttcaatCTTAGGCGGAAAACTAGAAGATCTCTGTGTGGAtttctgtatgtctcagtgtgagtcttctgttttttgataatattgctgaagcTGTGAGTgagttcttatttaaataatctaaagaaaaggaagccctcaCAAGTCAAATAgctctaaatacaagaaaaaaattgacctAAATGAATTTTGCATTCATATGAATTGGGAACtagtcaatattaaatatctagtattttatttttttcactactctaatatagacatgtttaagagtcattaacattaagcataaacttttcatagtgcctaggtttattataagttaaatattgctatattgtTATATCTCTCACAAACTGGTCAACAAAGAAAGtacctctaaaa from Cervus elaphus chromosome X, mCerEla1.1, whole genome shotgun sequence encodes the following:
- the LOC122689950 gene encoding 14-3-3 protein zeta/delta-like; its protein translation is MDKNELVQKAKLAEQAERYDDMAACMKSVTEQGAELSNEERNLLSVAYKNVVGARRSSWKVVSSIEQKTEGAEKKQQMAREYREKIETELRDICNDVLSLLEKFLIPNASQAESKVFYLKMKGDYYRYLAEVAAGDNKQTTVSNSQQAYQEAFEISKKEMQPTHPIRLGLALNFSVFYYEILNSPEKACSLAKTVFDEAIAELDTLNEESYKDSTLIMQLLRDNLTLWMSENQGDEGDAGEGEN